Proteins found in one Thermaerobacter subterraneus DSM 13965 genomic segment:
- the dnaB gene encoding replicative DNA helicase: MSTLPPPDRVPPQNVEAEQSVLGAILIDREALARVLEILEPSHFYREAHQRIFEVATELFERGEAVDTITLSEALRQRGWLERVGGLTYLTSLANAVPTAANAEHYARIVEEKALLRRLVAAATDIARRAYEGQDPAEEQLDAAEQAIFAIAQDRRRQGYAAIRDVLVDTFEHIERLYLHQGETIGVPTGFRDLDSMLAGLHPSELIILAARPSQGKTTLALNMVAHAAAHGYPVGVFSLEMSRDQLAMRLLAAEARLNQQRLRTGMLAEDDWPRLTDAIGRLSELPVFIDDTPNLSIMEVRARARRMKAEHDIGLLVLDYLQLMHTRGRAESRQQEISEISRSLKALARELKVPVLALSQLSRAVEQRQDRRPQLSDLRESGAIEQDADVVLFIYHNPEDAAENVVEIIVAKQRNGPTGSVKLYFLKEFGRFGNLDTTRYAAG, encoded by the coding sequence GTGAGCACCCTGCCACCACCCGACCGGGTTCCTCCGCAGAATGTGGAAGCGGAGCAATCGGTGCTGGGCGCCATCCTGATCGATCGCGAGGCCCTGGCCCGGGTGCTGGAGATCCTGGAGCCCTCCCACTTCTACCGGGAAGCCCACCAGCGCATCTTCGAGGTGGCTACCGAACTCTTCGAGCGCGGGGAAGCGGTGGACACCATCACCCTCAGCGAGGCCCTGCGCCAGCGGGGCTGGCTGGAACGAGTCGGCGGGCTGACCTATCTGACCTCCCTGGCCAATGCCGTCCCCACGGCGGCCAACGCCGAGCACTATGCCCGCATCGTCGAGGAGAAGGCGCTGCTGCGCCGGCTGGTGGCCGCGGCGACGGACATCGCCCGGCGCGCCTACGAGGGCCAGGATCCGGCGGAGGAACAGCTGGACGCGGCCGAGCAGGCCATCTTCGCCATCGCCCAGGATCGCCGGCGGCAGGGCTATGCCGCCATCCGCGACGTGCTGGTGGACACCTTCGAGCACATCGAGCGCCTCTACCTGCACCAGGGCGAGACCATCGGCGTGCCCACAGGCTTCCGCGACCTGGACAGCATGCTGGCGGGCCTGCACCCGTCCGAGCTGATCATCCTGGCGGCGCGGCCCTCGCAGGGCAAGACGACCCTTGCCCTGAACATGGTGGCCCACGCCGCCGCCCATGGCTATCCCGTGGGCGTGTTCAGCCTGGAGATGTCCCGCGACCAGCTGGCCATGCGCCTCCTGGCGGCGGAGGCGCGGCTGAACCAGCAGCGCCTCCGCACCGGCATGCTGGCCGAGGACGACTGGCCACGGCTCACCGACGCCATCGGCCGGCTCAGCGAGCTGCCGGTGTTCATCGACGACACGCCCAACCTCTCCATCATGGAAGTACGGGCGCGGGCCCGGCGCATGAAGGCGGAACACGACATCGGCCTGCTGGTCCTGGATTACCTGCAGCTCATGCACACCCGGGGCCGTGCCGAAAGCCGCCAGCAGGAGATCTCCGAGATCTCGCGGTCGCTCAAGGCGCTGGCCCGGGAGCTCAAGGTGCCGGTGCTGGCCCTGTCCCAGCTGAGCCGCGCCGTGGAGCAGCGGCAGGACCGGCGCCCGCAGCTGTCGGACCTGCGGGAGTCGGGGGCCATCGAGCAGGACGCCGACGTGGTGCTGTTCATCTACCACAACCCGGAGGACGCTGCCGAGAACGTGGTGGAGATCATCGTGGCCAAGCAGCGCAACGGCCCCACAGGGTCGGTCAAGCTATACTTCCTGAAGGAGTTCGGCCGTTTCGGCAACCTGGACACCACCCGCTACGCGGCGGGCTAG
- the ssb gene encoding single-stranded DNA-binding protein produces the protein MLNVVVLIGRLVRDPELRYTPSGVAVGGFTLAVDRPFANQQGEREADFIDIVVWRKLAETCANHLSKGRLVAVRGRLQVRSYETQDGQRRRVAEVVADDVRFLDRGPGGERSAPGGNSPGGEDLADFGDVTGLPDDDIPF, from the coding sequence GTGCTGAATGTGGTGGTCTTGATCGGCCGCCTGGTACGCGATCCCGAGCTGCGCTACACGCCCAGCGGCGTGGCGGTCGGGGGCTTCACGCTGGCCGTCGACCGGCCCTTTGCCAACCAGCAGGGCGAGCGCGAGGCGGACTTCATCGACATCGTCGTCTGGCGGAAGCTGGCCGAGACCTGTGCCAACCACCTGAGCAAGGGCCGCCTGGTGGCCGTTCGGGGACGGCTGCAGGTCCGCAGCTACGAGACCCAGGACGGCCAGCGGCGGCGCGTAGCCGAAGTGGTGGCTGACGACGTCCGTTTCCTTGACCGGGGGCCGGGCGGGGAGCGAAGCGCTCCTGGCGGCAACTCCCCGGGAGGCGAGGACCTGGCCGACTTCGGCGACGTGACGGGCCTGCCGGACGACGACATCCCCTTCTGA
- a CDS encoding branched-chain amino acid ABC transporter permease produces the protein MSELAPAATAGPLRATPWPVVIGRWLLQLAVIVGIYELLLAWVGGNRYLLVVLTQAGIYVILAVSLNLILGYTGQLSIGHAGFMAVGGYAAAILTKFFSVPFPAALLAGAVAAGAAGLLVGIPSLRLRGDYLAIATLGFGEIISVLLSLINEVPVGDRVIDVGGAQGLIGIPRHTTFAWTYLVAVLAIKVVWHFVHSTHGRACIAIREDEVAAEAMGIPSTRYKVLAFTISAMLAGVAGGLYAHQYLYLNPAVAGFMNSVFILVIVVIGGMGSTTGAVAAAVFFTYTNQALPNWMQALHLPPSIDPPAVRMVLFSVLLIVVMLVRPRGLLGGVELTWDQLGRAWRLLAGAGRQRGVARGGQA, from the coding sequence GTGAGCGAGCTGGCACCGGCAGCGACAGCCGGACCCTTGCGGGCCACGCCGTGGCCGGTGGTCATCGGCCGCTGGTTGCTGCAGCTGGCGGTGATCGTCGGGATCTATGAATTGCTGCTGGCCTGGGTAGGAGGCAACCGCTACCTGCTGGTGGTCCTGACCCAGGCGGGCATCTACGTGATCCTGGCCGTCAGCCTCAACCTGATCCTGGGCTATACCGGGCAGCTGTCCATCGGCCATGCGGGTTTCATGGCGGTGGGCGGCTACGCCGCGGCCATCCTGACCAAGTTCTTTTCCGTACCCTTTCCGGCAGCGCTGCTGGCGGGGGCCGTGGCGGCAGGCGCGGCCGGACTGCTGGTGGGCATCCCCAGCCTGCGGCTGCGGGGCGACTACCTGGCCATTGCCACCCTGGGCTTTGGCGAGATCATCAGCGTCCTTCTCTCCCTGATCAACGAGGTGCCCGTGGGGGACCGGGTCATCGACGTGGGCGGCGCCCAGGGGCTGATCGGGATTCCCCGGCACACGACCTTTGCCTGGACCTACCTGGTGGCCGTGCTGGCCATCAAGGTGGTCTGGCACTTCGTCCACTCCACCCACGGCCGCGCCTGCATCGCCATCCGCGAGGACGAGGTGGCGGCGGAGGCCATGGGCATCCCGTCCACCCGCTACAAGGTGCTGGCCTTCACCATCAGCGCCATGCTGGCCGGGGTGGCCGGGGGCCTGTACGCACACCAGTACCTCTATCTCAACCCGGCCGTGGCGGGCTTCATGAACTCCGTGTTCATCCTGGTCATCGTGGTCATCGGCGGCATGGGCAGCACCACGGGGGCGGTGGCCGCCGCCGTGTTCTTCACCTACACCAACCAGGCGCTGCCCAACTGGATGCAGGCGCTGCACCTGCCCCCGTCCATCGACCCTCCGGCGGTGCGGATGGTGTTGTTCTCCGTGCTGCTGATCGTGGTCATGCTGGTCCGGCCGCGCGGCCTGCTGGGCGGGGTCGAACTCACCTGGGACCAGCTGGGCCGGGCCTGGCGCCTGCTCGCCGGTGCCGGCCGGCAGCGCGGTGTGGCCAGAGGAGGGCAGGCGTGA
- the rplI gene encoding 50S ribosomal protein L9, with protein sequence MKVVLLQDVKGLGRKGDIKDVADGYARNFLLPKGLAREATREVLNQIQQQEAARQRRARQELEQARSLAQRLDGRAVEVRARAGESGRLFGSVTSQDVVEALARTFGVKIDRKRVELPEPLRQLGSYDVVLRLHPEVTCRVTVVVRPEA encoded by the coding sequence ATGAAGGTGGTCTTGCTGCAGGACGTCAAGGGGCTTGGCCGCAAGGGCGACATCAAGGACGTGGCCGACGGCTACGCCCGCAACTTCCTCCTGCCGAAGGGCCTGGCCCGGGAGGCCACCCGCGAGGTGCTGAACCAGATCCAGCAGCAGGAGGCGGCCCGGCAGCGGCGCGCCCGCCAGGAGCTGGAGCAGGCCCGGTCGCTGGCCCAGCGGCTGGACGGCCGCGCGGTGGAGGTGCGCGCGCGGGCCGGAGAGAGCGGCCGCCTGTTCGGTTCGGTGACCAGCCAGGACGTGGTGGAGGCCCTGGCCCGGACCTTCGGCGTCAAGATCGATCGCAAGCGGGTCGAGCTGCCGGAACCGCTGCGGCAACTGGGTTCCTACGACGTGGTCCTGCGCCTGCACCCTGAGGTGACCTGCCGGGTCACCGTGGTGGTGCGCCCGGAGGCGTGA
- a CDS encoding ABC transporter ATP-binding protein, translating into MLLAVEQLNVAYGAIKAVQDLSLEVGEGEIVALLGANGAGKTTTLRTISGLIRPRSGRIVYDGRVITQWPAHRIVAAGLVHVPEGRRVFAPLTVRENLELGAYTVRSGGDVEARMREVFARFPRLEERQHQLAGTLSGGEQQMLAIGRALMTRPRLLLLDEPSLGLAPLLVREIFATIKEINQRDGVTILLVEQNAHQALQIAHRAYVLESGRMALEGPADRLIDDPRVQAAYLGA; encoded by the coding sequence ATGCTGCTTGCGGTGGAACAACTGAACGTAGCCTACGGCGCCATCAAGGCCGTCCAGGACCTCTCCCTGGAGGTGGGCGAAGGGGAGATCGTCGCCCTGCTGGGTGCCAACGGCGCCGGCAAGACCACCACCCTGCGGACCATCAGCGGGCTCATCCGGCCCCGGTCGGGACGCATCGTCTACGACGGCAGGGTGATCACCCAGTGGCCGGCCCACCGCATCGTCGCGGCGGGCCTGGTCCACGTTCCCGAGGGGCGCCGGGTGTTCGCTCCCCTCACCGTCCGCGAGAACCTGGAGCTGGGTGCCTACACGGTGCGCAGCGGGGGCGATGTGGAGGCCCGGATGCGGGAGGTGTTTGCCAGGTTCCCCCGCCTCGAGGAGCGACAGCACCAGCTGGCCGGCACCCTGTCAGGCGGCGAGCAGCAGATGCTGGCCATCGGCAGGGCCCTGATGACCCGGCCCCGGCTCCTGCTGCTGGACGAGCCGTCGCTGGGCCTGGCCCCTTTGTTGGTCCGGGAAATCTTCGCTACCATTAAGGAAATCAACCAGCGGGACGGCGTGACCATCCTCTTGGTCGAGCAGAACGCCCACCAGGCGTTGCAGATCGCCCACCGGGCCTACGTCCTGGAAAGCGGGCGCATGGCCCTCGAGGGCCCGGCGGACCGGCTGATCGACGATCCGCGGGTCCAGGCCGCCTACCTGGGTGCCTAG
- the rpsF gene encoding 30S ribosomal protein S6 yields the protein MRAYELMYITRPDLDEEAEKALLDRLQKIITDGGGTVEQVDVWGRRRLAYEIAGYREGHYTVVQFQGPAGVTHELERVIRITDDIIRHIIVLREKVA from the coding sequence GTGCGCGCCTATGAACTCATGTACATCACCCGCCCCGACCTGGACGAGGAGGCGGAAAAGGCGCTCCTCGACCGCCTGCAGAAGATCATCACCGACGGGGGTGGCACCGTCGAGCAGGTGGACGTATGGGGCCGCCGCCGGCTGGCTTACGAGATCGCCGGCTACCGCGAGGGGCACTACACGGTGGTCCAGTTCCAGGGCCCTGCCGGGGTGACCCACGAGCTGGAGCGGGTGATCCGCATCACCGACGACATCATCCGCCACATCATCGTGTTGCGCGAGAAGGTGGCCTGA
- the rpsR gene encoding 30S ribosomal protein S18 codes for MGRRDRRKRRKVCEFCVNRIAVVDYKDSARLRKFLTERGKILPRRITGNCAGHQRQLTRAIKRARIMALLPFTIE; via the coding sequence ATGGGGCGCCGTGACCGGCGCAAGCGGCGCAAGGTCTGCGAGTTCTGCGTCAACCGCATCGCGGTGGTGGACTACAAGGACAGCGCACGCCTGCGCAAGTTTCTCACGGAGCGGGGCAAGATCCTGCCGCGCCGGATTACCGGCAATTGCGCGGGGCACCAGCGCCAGCTGACCCGGGCGATCAAGAGGGCGCGCATCATGGCCCTGCTGCCGTTCACCATCGAGTAA
- the yyaC gene encoding spore protease YyaC has protein sequence MPRRDAPQAQEGPALPPFRAELRVRAEDPRGWQLLGETLAAWLEQRGSRRLAVVCIGTDRSTGDALGPLVGTLLARSGEAARQEVVLLGTLDEPVHAGNLDQAIARLAALEAGTTVLAVDACLGRSENVGSISAGRGALQPGAGVNKSLPAVGHLFVTGTVNVGGFMEYFVLQNTRLGLVLRMAEAIAAGIALAARLHFARPGPARAPGGVAVALRATRDLRPGGEEVPGAPSTARRVPAGAGWIAPAPGGTVPAGGEPGDPRGSGAGAGGAAEGRHPAGEPLPGRAGSAAPLPLTLSLVAASQRPGTTAGDPAEATAGSSSAQG, from the coding sequence GTGCCGCGACGTGACGCCCCACAAGCCCAGGAGGGCCCGGCCCTGCCTCCGTTCCGGGCGGAACTTCGGGTCCGGGCAGAGGATCCCCGCGGATGGCAATTGCTGGGCGAGACCCTGGCCGCCTGGCTGGAACAGCGGGGCAGCCGCCGCCTGGCCGTGGTCTGCATCGGCACGGACCGTTCCACGGGCGATGCCCTCGGGCCCCTGGTGGGCACCCTGCTCGCCCGCAGCGGAGAGGCCGCCCGGCAGGAGGTGGTGTTGCTGGGAACCCTGGACGAACCGGTCCACGCCGGCAACCTGGACCAGGCCATCGCCCGGCTGGCCGCCCTGGAGGCCGGCACCACCGTGCTGGCGGTGGACGCCTGCCTCGGGCGCAGCGAGAACGTGGGCAGCATCAGTGCGGGGCGGGGCGCCCTGCAGCCGGGGGCGGGCGTCAACAAGTCGCTGCCGGCGGTGGGTCACCTGTTCGTCACGGGCACCGTCAACGTAGGGGGGTTCATGGAGTACTTCGTCCTGCAGAACACCAGGCTGGGACTGGTCCTGCGCATGGCCGAAGCCATCGCCGCGGGCATCGCCCTGGCCGCCCGCCTGCACTTTGCGCGGCCGGGCCCGGCGCGGGCCCCCGGCGGGGTAGCCGTGGCCCTGAGGGCGACCCGTGACCTCCGGCCCGGCGGCGAGGAGGTCCCCGGGGCGCCCTCCACCGCACGGCGGGTGCCGGCCGGCGCCGGGTGGATCGCCCCCGCACCCGGCGGCACCGTTCCGGCCGGCGGGGAACCGGGCGATCCGCGGGGCTCCGGCGCGGGCGCCGGCGGTGCGGCAGAGGGGCGGCACCCGGCAGGCGAACCGCTCCCGGGCCGCGCCGGTTCGGCCGCCCCCTTGCCGCTGACCCTCAGCCTGGTGGCGGCTTCCCAGCGGCCTGGGACGACGGCCGGGGACCCGGCAGAAGCCACAGCCGGGAGCAGCAGCGCCCAGGGTTAG
- a CDS encoding branched-chain amino acid ABC transporter permease — MYGLQQLINGLQLGAIYALIAVGYTMVYGVVKMINFAHGDVYMVGAYVAFAVTAAAAAGDVTPGQALVLFAVGLVAAMAGCALLGALIERTAYRPLRNQPRLAALTTAIGVSLLLENLMQIIAGPNPRPFPGLIPLRQVDLAGIVINLRFGVAFLIALVMMAGLQYLVMRTRVGKAMRAVAYDLDAARLMGIDVNRIIAAVFMLGSALAACAGVLVGVTYARIDPFMGIIPGLKAFVAAVLGGIGSIPGAMLGGLLMGMAEVGVASVRSELTGAVAFLVLIIVLLFKPTGLLGERVYDKV; from the coding sequence ATCTACGGCCTGCAACAGCTGATCAACGGGCTGCAGCTGGGCGCGATCTACGCCCTCATCGCCGTGGGCTATACCATGGTCTACGGCGTCGTCAAGATGATCAACTTCGCCCACGGCGACGTGTACATGGTGGGCGCGTACGTGGCCTTTGCCGTGACGGCGGCGGCCGCTGCGGGTGACGTCACGCCGGGCCAGGCGCTGGTGCTGTTCGCGGTGGGCCTGGTGGCGGCCATGGCGGGCTGTGCGCTGCTGGGCGCCCTCATTGAACGCACCGCCTACCGGCCGTTACGGAACCAGCCCCGGCTGGCGGCGCTGACCACGGCCATCGGCGTCTCCCTGCTGCTGGAAAACCTGATGCAGATCATCGCCGGGCCCAACCCGCGCCCCTTTCCGGGGCTCATCCCCCTGCGCCAGGTCGACCTGGCCGGGATCGTCATCAACCTCCGCTTCGGTGTCGCCTTCCTCATCGCCCTGGTGATGATGGCCGGACTGCAGTATCTGGTCATGCGCACCCGGGTCGGCAAGGCCATGCGCGCCGTGGCCTACGACCTTGACGCGGCGCGGCTCATGGGCATCGATGTCAACCGCATCATCGCCGCCGTCTTCATGCTGGGATCGGCCCTGGCGGCCTGTGCCGGGGTGCTGGTCGGCGTGACCTATGCCCGGATCGACCCCTTCATGGGCATCATTCCCGGACTCAAAGCGTTCGTGGCGGCGGTGCTGGGGGGCATCGGCAGCATTCCCGGGGCCATGCTGGGCGGCCTGCTGATGGGTATGGCCGAGGTGGGGGTTGCGTCCGTCCGTTCGGAACTCACCGGCGCCGTGGCCTTCCTGGTCCTGATCATCGTGCTGCTCTTCAAGCCCACAGGTCTTTTGGGCGAGCGGGTCTACGACAAGGTCTAG
- a CDS encoding MazG-like family protein, with product MDDPVPGLDITESLQVLDWLKAELVAAAGAVLRAGVAREPARLLETLAALQITVYALARRWGIPLERLDAEVARRLAAEALSGHYLEDRFGDLSAIRQHLERRGRPQETGQGSG from the coding sequence GTGGACGACCCGGTGCCGGGGCTCGACATCACCGAAAGCCTGCAGGTGCTGGACTGGCTCAAGGCCGAGCTGGTCGCGGCCGCCGGGGCGGTGCTGCGTGCCGGGGTGGCGCGGGAGCCGGCACGCTTGCTGGAAACCCTGGCTGCCCTGCAGATCACGGTCTACGCCCTGGCCCGCCGCTGGGGCATCCCACTGGAGCGCCTGGACGCCGAGGTGGCCCGCCGCCTGGCCGCGGAGGCGCTGAGCGGCCACTATCTGGAGGACCGATTCGGCGACCTGAGCGCCATCCGCCAGCACCTGGAGCGCCGCGGGCGACCGCAGGAGACGGGCCAGGGATCCGGGTGA
- a CDS encoding ABC transporter substrate-binding protein, whose protein sequence is MGARSKRWRRRAVLAGLMAASLLLAACGGGGGAPSSGGEGGGGGGDGGGTINIGLLMPLTGQISQFGEQTRNGALLAIKQKGNKVGNYTINPIVEDDKNNETEAVARVQKLVTEDQVVAVIGSVSSRISIPVSEVLEQQGVVMISPTSTADSLTPGKKWIFRACFYDSFQGQVMAKFAREELNAQTAAILYDMANPYSEGLYKSFEAAFQEMGGQVVKVDSYRTGDQDFRAQLTSIAQAGPDVLFLPDYYDPVGVIAQQAREVGVKATLLGADGWDDSKLYELGGEAILDGYFSNHYSIEQENPESKAFVEAFRQEYGEDPSALAALGYDAANLLLDAIQRVIDGGGDPTDPAQIRDALEQTQGFKGVTGTISFDENHNPIKDAVVLQTTSEGHKYVTTVSPQ, encoded by the coding sequence GTGGGTGCAAGGTCCAAGCGCTGGCGGCGCCGGGCGGTCCTGGCCGGTCTGATGGCGGCATCGCTCCTGCTGGCGGCCTGCGGCGGGGGCGGCGGCGCGCCCAGCTCCGGGGGAGAGGGCGGGGGAGGCGGCGGCGACGGTGGCGGAACGATCAACATCGGCCTCCTCATGCCGCTGACGGGGCAAATCAGCCAGTTCGGTGAGCAGACCCGCAACGGGGCCCTGCTGGCCATCAAGCAGAAGGGCAACAAGGTGGGGAACTACACCATCAACCCCATCGTGGAGGACGACAAGAACAACGAGACCGAAGCGGTGGCGCGGGTACAGAAGCTGGTCACCGAGGACCAGGTGGTGGCCGTCATCGGGTCGGTCTCGTCGCGCATCTCCATCCCGGTGTCCGAGGTGCTGGAGCAGCAGGGCGTGGTGATGATCTCGCCCACCTCCACGGCGGACTCCCTGACGCCGGGGAAGAAGTGGATCTTCCGAGCCTGCTTCTATGACTCGTTCCAGGGCCAGGTCATGGCCAAGTTCGCCCGCGAGGAGCTGAACGCCCAGACGGCGGCCATCCTCTACGACATGGCGAACCCCTACAGCGAGGGCCTGTACAAGTCCTTCGAGGCGGCCTTCCAGGAGATGGGCGGCCAGGTGGTCAAGGTGGACTCCTACCGCACCGGTGACCAGGACTTCCGCGCCCAGTTGACCAGCATCGCCCAGGCCGGTCCGGACGTGCTCTTCCTGCCCGACTATTATGATCCGGTGGGCGTCATCGCCCAGCAGGCCCGCGAGGTGGGTGTGAAGGCGACCCTGCTGGGGGCTGACGGCTGGGACGACAGCAAGCTCTACGAGCTGGGCGGCGAGGCCATCCTGGACGGGTACTTCTCCAACCACTACTCCATCGAGCAGGAGAATCCCGAATCGAAGGCCTTCGTCGAAGCCTTCCGCCAGGAGTACGGTGAAGACCCCAGCGCCCTGGCGGCTCTGGGCTACGATGCCGCCAACCTGCTGCTGGATGCCATCCAGCGGGTGATCGACGGCGGCGGCGATCCCACCGACCCGGCGCAGATCCGCGACGCGCTGGAGCAGACCCAGGGCTTCAAGGGCGTGACGGGCACCATCTCCTTCGACGAAAACCACAACCCCATCAAGGACGCGGTGGTTTTGCAGACCACTTCCGAGGGGCACAAGTACGTGACCACCGTCTCGCCCCAGTGA
- a CDS encoding diacylglycerol/lipid kinase family protein, which yields MRLSGIVAIVNPVAGRGRAGRTWPAFEAALRRRGVSPEVWYTAAPGDAREMARRARERHVELLLVTGGDGTVHEAVNGLGPGGPALVVVPLGTGNDLARGLQISPTPEGIADVVTRGHVRRLDLGHLETAEGGRYFVNVSGAGLDAEVARRVYEEGGPGRGALPYVLSMLRTLRRYRNVLMEIHVDGRVHRHVSLMTVVGNSPYYGGGMHILPGATPDDAQFDILLIGDLGKLETLMVFPKVFRGTHVRHRLVTCLRGATVEIRSREQVAVHADGEPAGYLPVRYRNHPGGMAVVVPAGAARHAAAASRPPGEPAPAHSPKAHSE from the coding sequence ATGCGCTTGTCCGGGATCGTGGCCATCGTCAATCCCGTGGCGGGACGGGGGCGGGCCGGCCGGACCTGGCCGGCCTTCGAGGCCGCCCTGCGGCGGCGGGGTGTCTCCCCGGAGGTCTGGTATACCGCGGCGCCCGGAGATGCCCGGGAGATGGCCCGCCGGGCCCGAGAGCGGCACGTGGAGCTGCTGCTGGTCACGGGCGGCGACGGCACCGTCCATGAAGCCGTGAACGGGCTGGGGCCGGGAGGCCCCGCCCTGGTCGTGGTGCCCCTGGGAACGGGGAATGACCTGGCGCGCGGTCTCCAGATCAGCCCCACGCCGGAGGGCATCGCGGATGTGGTGACCCGGGGGCACGTGCGCCGGCTGGACCTGGGCCATCTCGAGACGGCCGAGGGCGGGCGCTACTTCGTCAACGTCAGCGGCGCCGGGTTGGACGCCGAGGTCGCCCGCCGGGTGTACGAAGAGGGCGGTCCCGGACGGGGTGCCCTCCCCTATGTCCTCTCCATGCTGCGCACCCTGCGCCGCTACCGCAACGTCCTGATGGAGATCCACGTGGACGGCCGGGTCCACCGCCACGTGTCCCTGATGACGGTGGTCGGCAACTCGCCCTATTACGGAGGGGGCATGCACATCCTGCCGGGTGCGACCCCCGACGACGCCCAGTTTGACATCCTCCTCATCGGGGACCTGGGGAAGCTTGAGACGCTGATGGTCTTTCCGAAGGTTTTCCGCGGCACCCACGTGCGGCACCGTCTGGTCACCTGCCTCCGCGGGGCCACGGTGGAGATCCGCAGCCGCGAGCAGGTGGCCGTACACGCCGACGGGGAGCCTGCAGGCTACCTCCCGGTGCGTTACCGCAATCACCCCGGCGGCATGGCGGTGGTGGTGCCGGCCGGCGCGGCACGGCATGCGGCGGCAGCCTCCCGGCCGCCCGGCGAACCTGCGCCCGCCCATTCCCCCAAGGCCCATTCCGAATAG
- a CDS encoding DUF951 domain-containing protein, whose translation MAGPMKFYLGDVVRMRKTHPCGSDRWEVLRVGMDFRIRCLGCGHLVMMPRRKFERAVRQVLGGPNRPPQEDPAQGTGSAP comes from the coding sequence ATGGCGGGACCGATGAAGTTCTATCTGGGAGACGTGGTCCGCATGCGCAAGACGCATCCCTGTGGTTCGGACCGCTGGGAGGTCTTGCGGGTCGGGATGGACTTTCGCATCCGCTGCCTGGGCTGCGGTCATCTGGTGATGATGCCCCGCCGCAAGTTCGAGCGGGCGGTCCGCCAGGTGCTGGGCGGGCCCAACCGCCCGCCCCAGGAGGACCCGGCCCAGGGAACCGGTTCGGCCCCATGA
- a CDS encoding ABC transporter ATP-binding protein: MPVVLECRDVSIRFGGLVALAGFNLTLRQGELVGLIGPNGAGKTTVFNLITGIYRPTAGEIRLFHRPIAGLKPHRITQLGVARTFQNIRLFGNMTVLDNVRTAFHSRTRTGVIPAILRTRGFHAEEQAVTRRALELLETLRLAHRAEELARNLPYGEQRRLEIARALATGPRILLLDEPAAGMNPSESRELRDLIEEVHRRFGLTTLLIEHHMDVVMSVCERVVVLDYGRTIAVGTPDEVRRNPAVIAAYLGEEAG, from the coding sequence CTGCCCGTCGTGCTGGAGTGCCGGGACGTCAGCATCCGTTTCGGAGGACTGGTCGCCCTGGCGGGCTTCAACCTCACCCTGCGCCAGGGGGAGCTGGTGGGACTGATCGGGCCCAACGGCGCGGGCAAGACTACGGTGTTCAACCTGATCACCGGCATCTACCGCCCCACCGCCGGTGAGATCCGCCTGTTCCACCGGCCCATCGCGGGGTTGAAGCCGCATCGCATCACCCAGCTGGGGGTGGCGCGCACCTTCCAGAACATTCGCCTCTTTGGCAACATGACCGTGCTGGACAACGTGCGGACGGCCTTCCACTCCCGCACCCGGACCGGTGTGATCCCGGCCATCCTGCGCACCCGCGGCTTTCACGCGGAAGAACAGGCGGTGACCCGGCGGGCCCTGGAGCTGCTGGAAACCCTGCGCCTGGCCCACCGGGCCGAGGAGCTGGCCCGCAACCTGCCCTACGGCGAGCAGCGGCGGCTGGAGATCGCCCGGGCCCTGGCCACGGGGCCCCGCATCCTCCTGCTGGACGAGCCGGCGGCGGGGATGAACCCCAGCGAATCCCGCGAACTGCGGGACCTGATCGAAGAGGTGCACCGCCGGTTCGGCCTGACCACGCTGCTCATCGAACACCACATGGACGTGGTGATGAGTGTCTGCGAGCGGGTGGTGGTCCTTGACTACGGCCGCACCATCGCCGTGGGCACCCCGGATGAGGTGCGCCGCAACCCGGCGGTGATCGCCGCCTACCTGGGGGAGGAGGCCGGTTGA